Within the Desulforegula conservatrix Mb1Pa genome, the region TGACTTCAGTGCAATTCTCGCCGCAACACACGGTGAAAAGCCAAGTGTAGTGCAAATTCGAGCCGAAAATGTTAATCCGGATGTAATTGGCTGGCAAGTTATTACAGCGATACGACAGATGTCGGTCGAATTGGAAAATGGCGCATTGATTACTGTTGATCCTCAGCGGACACGTTTGCGTTTATTGCCATTTCCAACGAGATATTAATGCAATATTTTAACCTGCCAATCCAGCAGCCGGATTAGATAGAGCGTTCCCAGCCTGATAATAAGAAATGGCAACCCCGACGGTCTTGTGTCCGGACATTGCCATAATATCGCTTATGTTTTTACCCTGCCTGCCGCCTTCAGTGATAAATCCTGATCTCAGGC harbors:
- a CDS encoding DUF5615 family PIN-like protein; protein product: MKILIDMNLSPRWVKLLNEAGFDSAHWSMLGANNAPDTEIMAYAKINGYVVLTYDLDFSAILAATHGEKPSVVQIRAENVNPDVIGWQVITAIRQMSVELENGALITVDPQRTRLRLLPFPTRY